One window of the Lepeophtheirus salmonis chromosome 7, UVic_Lsal_1.4, whole genome shotgun sequence genome contains the following:
- the LOC121121830 gene encoding cytoskeleton-associated protein 5 has protein sequence MAEDDSAYLKLPVEERCTHKIWKARLHGYEEVVKLFNSLDGDDEQWRKFHGLIKKFVMDINAVAQEKGLQAALTYAQNCDSAGSNTSEIIEGLVSKCVGASKAKTKDLAGQICLMFCEIETHDKVIEELFKGLSQKSPKTVAGCITIITACLRAFGTKVIKVSPLLKSGIPLLDHRDKGIREECKKLIIESYRWVGEIMKTQLTALKPVQLTELETEFEKLENVGKAKPARFIRSQQALSLVAGDEDNGDVNGCVGTADSEEEAIDPYDLIEPVDILSKIPKNFFELVEEKKWQARKEALDTLLPLTKTPKIVPGDFNELVLVLKKVISKDTNVIIVGIAAQCIAGISKGLRLSFKQGAVILLPACLEKFKEKKTTVVSGLQEAVDAMYPILGIETIQEDVLASLKHKTPAVNAESAKYLARCFAKCPALLVSNKKLLKSYITVLLEKLSVSDPSVRDSSSEALGVLMKFLGESSMMKFMPDLDNIKLSKIKEFCEKAELSGKSAAQLQAAAPKAKVVRPSSAPKVKIVSAASSSNDINKDDTEVEEDFTVPKKPLSKKAPQKKVTKGGKKASSSDGNPKEAKTSSSKSRFENVAAVASNKKKKEEDTYAPYINDNLKNSRFKDETKFKVLKWNFITPRPEFVEQLNDQLTNTNFNKTLVSQMFHNDFKQHIKVIDSLIKYLPKDLDGLKDNLDLILKWFTLRFFETNPSVLMKGLDYLKSVFKILAEDSYVLHEIEATSFVPYLVNKVGDPKEPIRNSIKEIFKIMSQVYAANKLVSFFMNGLLSKNSKQRTECLDELARLIKGYGISVLQPSPSNNLKEVAKQISDRDTSVRNAAMNTIAETYFQEGEKVYKMIGNLPKKEMTMLEERIKRASKTRQSVIPQEIATSPSNDKNANNNSPAPKAAQSGRSNPNPGQTESSLAEQQMVNQNNINDINEDINNQSNSHNNQRSKVSGAFTLNYKEIEAVSEHIITESGPRLISHNLDDIFEDVSLPKTQTSKRFSSTPSLQNHSNYIGSIPCNDNNKVYKEIDLVLSQVLSLDTMTALNAFTQLDDLIKDSEKVKFVINRLDQFIVACYNKYKHVLYTMMSNDNCNQIDVVKLFQFTTMVLMYLYHRSDIPKNTSLAHLHNLIAVMINILTEPKVHELPDSKSLIKDMYIVTIKIVDRSNHTNVTCVLLKLLKKYVPTSGLSPKFADLVMKCLWRIIRRIEQEMPQIQIDVLLAELHEFLKANPQSYWKMQEADTHLRTVKTIVYTLAKAKGPDIMNHLGKISDPENSELVPYLQKLMNGVLGTKKVVECYKVSSSTSKLPQFSKTHNETLAKIFKKIEEKELAKQGLKELYNFKQQNPLADLEPFFGRVSQYLRDYIEKGLKNIEMEVKSGSNHANFTLASGHVGLSSKFVLSDYVSNHGKGGSSSGQAYTYFLDRLKCLRTAGGLDNDDIGQEIKQGDHSYLGIYAPQSTIGSKTLLESPSDIHTSTSSNTRSNDSEPIQIDDIRRRLEKIKQSAFN, from the exons ATGGCAGAAGATGATTCCGCATATCTTAAACTACCCGTTGAAGAAAGGTGTACACATAAAATATGGAAAGCCCGACTCCACGGTTACGAAGAGGTCGTAAAGTTGTTTAATAGTTTAGACGGAGATGATGAACAGTGGAGGAAATTTCACGgccttattaaaaaatttgtaatggATATAAATGCTGTGGCACAAGAAAAGGGTCTTCAAGCAGCTCTTACGTATGCTCAAAATTGTGATTCTGCTGGTAGTAATACATCCGAAATCATCGAAGGACTTGTTTCCAAATGTGTTGGTGCTTCAAAAGCTAAAACCAAAGACCTAGCAGGACAAATATGTCTCATGTTTTGTGAAATAGAAACACATGACAAAGTCATTGAAGAGCTCTTTAAGGGTTTAAGTCAAAAGAGCCCTAAAACAGTCGCAGGATGTATAACAATCATTACAGCATGTCTTAGAGCTTTTGGAACGAAGGTAATTAAAGTATCTCCTCTACTCAAGTCCGGAATTCCCCTTTTAGACCATCGAGATAAAGGCATTAGAGAAGAATgtaaaaagttgataattgAGTCATATCGATGGGTAGGAGAAATAATGAAAACACAACTAACCGCCTTGAAGCCTGTGCAATTAACAGAGCTTGAAACAGAATTTGAAAAACTTGAAAATGTTGGCAAAGCAAAACCAGCAAGGTTTATAAGATCACAACAAGCTCTTAGCTTAGTTGCAGGTGATGAAGATAACGGGGATGTAAATGGTTGTGTAGGAACTGCAGATTCTGAAGAGGAAGCCATTGATCCTTACGATCTCATTGAACCTGTtgatattctttcaaaaatacccaaaaacttttttgaactgGTCGAAGAAAAAAAGTGGCAGGCCAGGAAAGAAGCATTGGATACCTTGTTGCCTTTGACCAAAACACCTAAGATTGTACCCGGAGATTTTAATGAATTAGTTcttgtgttaaaaaaagttatttcgaaGGATACTAATGTTATAATAGTAGGTATAGCTGCACAGTGTATTGCTGGAATATCTAAGGGACTTAGATTATCCTTTAAGCAAGGAGCAGTTATTCTTTTGCCAGCATGTTTGgaaaagtttaaagaaaaaaaaactactgtCGTATCAGGTCTTCAGGAAGCAGTAGATGCCATGTATCCTATCCTTGGTATTGAAACGATTCAGGAGGATGTTTTGGCCTCATTAAAGCACAAAACACCTGCAGTTAATGCTGAAAGTGCAAAATATCTGGCACGCTGTTTTGCTAAGTGTCCAGCTCTATTAGTATCAAACAAAAAACTTCTCAAAAGCTATATTACAGTTCTGTTAGAAAAATTAAGTGTTAGTGACCCTAGTGTTCGAGATTCTTCCAGTGAAGCTCTTGGAGTCcttatgaaatttttaggaGAATCTTCAATGATGAAGTTTATGCCGGATTTGGATAATATTAAgctttcaaaaatcaaagaattttgTGAAAAAGCAGAGCTAAGCGGCAAATCGGCTGCTCAACTTCAAGCAGCTGCACCTAAGGCTAAAGTAGTGAGACCGTCATCTGCTCCTAAAGTCAAAATTGTATCTGCAGCATCATCTtctaatgatattaataaagatgACACAGAAGTTGAAGAGGATTTTACTGTGCCCAAAAAGCCTTTATCAAAGAAAGCAcctcaaaaaaaagttactaagGGTGGAAAGAAAGCGTCTTCCTCAGATGGGAACCCTAAGGAAGCAAAAACTTCCTCCTCCAAGTCTCGCTTTGAAAATGTTGCAGCAGTtgcttctaataaaaaaaagaaagaagaagatacGTATGCTccatatataaatgataatctAAAAAATTCTAGATTTAAGGATGAAActaaatttaaagtattgaaatggAATTTTATAACTCCAAGACCTGAGTTTGTTGAACAATTGAATGATCAATTGACgaatacaaattttaacaaaacacttGTAAGTCAAATGTTTCATAATGACTTCAAACAACACATTAAAGTAATTGATTCACTAATCAAATATCTACCTAAAGACTTGGACGGACTCAAGGATAATTTGGATCTGATCCTCAAATGGTTCACTCTTAGATTCTTTGAAACAAATCCCAGTGTATTAATGAAAGGGTTGGACTACCTAAAGtcggtttttaaaattttagcagAAGATTCCTACGTTCTTCATGAGATTGAGGCCACTTCTTTTGTTCCATATTTGGTTAACAAAGTTGGGGATCCAAAG gAACCTATAAGAAattcaataaaagaaattttcaaGATCATGTCTCAGGTCTATGCTGCGAATAAATTGGTCAGTTTCTTTATGAATGGTCTTCTATCTAAAAATTCAAAGCAAAGGACAGAATGTTTAGATGAACTAGCTCGTTTGATTAAAGGCTATGGAATTAGTGTGCTTCAACCCTCTCCTAGTAACAATTTAAAGGAGGTTGCAAAACAAATATCTGATCGAGATACGAGTGTTAGAAACGCAGCGATGAACACAATTGCTGAGACATATTTTCAA GAAGGGGAAAAGGTCTATAAAATGATTGGTAATTTACCAAAGAAGGAAATGACCATGTTGGAGGAAAGAATTAAGCGTGCATCAAAGACTAGACAATCAGTTATTCCTCAAGAAATAGCTACGTCTCCATCAAATGACAAAAACGCGAATAATAATTCACCAGCACCTAAAGCAGCTCAGAGTGGTCGGTCTAATCCAAATCCTGGCCAGACAGAGTCCTCCTTAGCAGAACAGCAAATGGTcaaccaaaataatataaatgatattaatgaaGATATTAATAATCAATCCAACAGCCATAATAATCAACGTTCAAAGGTCAGTGGGGCCTTTActcttaattataaagaaatagaaGCTGTATCTGAACATATAATAACGGAGTCAGGACCTCGTTTGATAAGCCATAATCTGGATGATATCTTTGAAGATGTCTCTCTTCCAAAAACACAAACATCCAAAAGATTTAGTTCGACACCATCTCTTCAAAATCATTCTAATTATATTGGAAGTATCCCTTGCAATGACAATAACAAAGTTTATAAGGAAATAGATCTTGTTTTATCTCAAGTGTTGTCATTGGATACGATGACTGCGCTCAATGCTTTCACTCAGTTAGATGACCTTATCAAAGATtctgaaaaagttaaatttgttataaatagaCTGGATCAATTCATCGTTGCTTGTTACAATAAGTATAAACACGTTTTGTATACCAtgatgtctaatgataattgtaACCAGATAGATGTTGTTAAGCTATTCCAATTTACTACGATGGTATTAATGTATCTCTACCATAGATCAGATATCCCAAAAAATACTTCTCTAGCACACTTACATAACCTTATCGCA GTTATGATCAACATTTTGACAGAGCCTAAGGTACATGAACTCCCCGACAGTAAGTCACTTATCAAGGACATGTATATAGTAACAATTAAAATTGTCGATCGTTCAAATCATACAAACGTTACATGTGTTCTCTTGAAGCTCTTGAAAAAGTATGTTCCTACTTCAGGGCTCAGTCCCAAATTTGCAGATTTAGTTATGAAGTGCTTATGGAGAATTATTCGAAGAATTGAGCAGGAGATGCCTCAAATTCAGATTGATGTCCTCTTGGCTGAACTTCATGAATTTCTTAAGGCTAATCCTCAAAGTTATTGGAAAATGCAAGAGGCAGATACTCACTTAAGAACTGTCAAAACGATTGTCTATACGCTTGCAAAAGCTAAAG GACCTGATATTATGAATCATCTTGGGAAAATAAGCGATCCTGAAAACTCTGAGCTCGTTCCCTATCTTCAAAAGTTGATGAATGGTGTCTTAGGAACTAAGAAAGTTGTAGAATGTTACAAGGTGTCATCCAGTACTTCAAAGCTGCCTCAATTTTCAAAGACTCATAATGAAACCCTAGCTAAGATATTCAAGAAGATTGAGGAGAAGGAATTGGCAAAACAAGGATTAAAAGAACTTTATAACTTTAAACAACAAAATCCACTGGCTGATCTTGAACCTTTCTTTGGAAGAGTCTCTCAATATTTGAGAGACTATATtgaaaaaggattaaaaaatatcgaaatggaGGTTAAGAGTGGAAGTAACCATGCTAATTTTACACTTGCAAGCGGACATGTAGGATTATCGTCCAA GTTTGTTTTGTCGGATTATGTTTCTAATCATGGAAAGGGAGGAAGTTCCTCAGGTCAGGCTTATACATATTTCCTTGATCGATTAAAATGCCTGAGAACCGCTGGAGGACTGGATAACGACGATATAGGACAGGAAATTAAGCAAGGTGATCATTCATATCTAGGGATTTACGCACCACAGAGCACAATTGGGAGCAAAACATTACTGGAATCTCCTTCTGACATCCATACTTCTACAAGCTCAAACACAAGAAGTAATGATTCTGAGCCTATCCAAATTGACGACATTAGAAGAAGGCTAGAAAAAATCAAGCAGTCAGCctttaattaa